In the genome of Bicyclus anynana chromosome 23, ilBicAnyn1.1, whole genome shotgun sequence, one region contains:
- the LOC112050761 gene encoding uncharacterized protein LOC112050761, giving the protein MTDDKPYPEMSREDSWMDTQRPQEYTEKSCLRINPTNKEINQRFYAVLPFFKKDLSNSAFLNKFRATVREFLEGDSLDQETAEYTAVLTPLVLLQSYRDAWCLLERFHRALRLYQMSHPTEKRASLKLLKKFRAVDKKVRIFVSHLPGSAANQSTTPAFALPEPDDEPIHDKEDFRFFKELAKNFDG; this is encoded by the exons ATGACAGACGACAAACCATACCCCGAGATGTCTCGTGAGGATAGCTGGATGGATACGCAAAGGCCACAGGAGTATACCGAAAAGTCCTGCCTACGCATTAATCCTACGAACAAAGAAATCAATCAAAGATTCTACGCTGTACTACCATT CTTCAAAAAGGACCTCTCAAACTCAGCATTCTTGAACAAGTTTAGAGCGACAGTGCGTGAGTTTTTAGAAGGCGATTCGCTGGACCAAGAGACAGCTGAGTACACAGCTGTGCTGACTCCACTCGTTCTACTGCAGAGCTATAGAGATGCCTGGTGTCTTTTGGAAagg TTCCACCGAGCGCTGCGTCTGTATCAAATGTCTCATCCCACAGAAAAGCGCGCTTCGTTGAAATTGCTAAAGAAATTTAGAGCAGTGGATAAAAAG GTCCGAATATTCGTCTCGCACCTACCAGGCTCAGCCGCTAACCAATCAACGACACCCGCCTTCGCCTTGCCAGAACCCGACGACGAACCAATTCATGACAAAGAAGATTTTCGCTTCTTTAAAGAGCTGGCAAAAAACTTCGATGGataa